Proteins from a single region of Esox lucius isolate fEsoLuc1 chromosome 13, fEsoLuc1.pri, whole genome shotgun sequence:
- the adamts12 gene encoding A disintegrin and metalloproteinase with thrombospondin motifs 12, translating into MQCPRVSRVLFLLHSVLILAASHVEFSLPGRLSPDAKQVVSSGGVPQSQSNMSVVHPVKVNRDGQFSSHSLVHRFTRGRQKRDVGLLEGRVYYKVSYKGRDLFFNLTVNNYLVSNNYILERRNGTLNRTERSTTVENDCHLIGTVTDSANARGTAAISTCEGLKGLFNLPEGPHFIEPVQGSIDGPVERGGAEPHIIYPSVTTATPRHRRSTEARFTHHTCGVKDTLGESLVVEREREDWQREQEEARGREEEAKWREEETVQHRSQRSVSRDRWVETMVVADSKLLEYHGSDNVEAYIFTIMNMVAGIFHDASIGNAIHMVLVRLILLQGEEKGLKIVHHADSSLTSFCAWQKNLNPQSDTHPAHHDVAVLVTRKDICAGRNQPCETLGLSHLSGMCQPHRSCNINEDSGLPVAFTIAHELGHSFGIQHDGQGNDCELEGRHPFIMSRQLMYDTSPLTWSTCSKDYITRFLDRGWGFCLDDRPSKKDMTTPLARLGVRYTAHHQCQLQYGPNATYCHEIDNVCQILWCSVNGSCRSKLDSPIDGTRCGPEKWCISGECVIVGKLPETVNGNWGQWSSWSHCSRTCGAGVQSADRECNHPKPEFGGKYCTGERRRYRICNTSPCQKAKPTFREMLCSEFDTVPYQNELYQWVPVASTSSPCELHCRPVDEHFSEKMLDAVTDGTPCFMNNNSKSICVNGVCKEVGCDYGIESNAVEDRCGVCLGDGSSCETVHMTFDGGDGFGYVDVGVIPKGARDIVVQEMEEAGNFLALRGQGSEEYFLNGQYIIQWNGEYKAAGTIFYYERSGNLENLTSPGPTKEPVMIQLLYQEKNPGIKYEYTIKKSHQAGNKVLKSEYRWKYGAWTDCSTSCGLGDQLQPVRCFELEVGVVDESLCDPETRPEDRHRRCKNMDCPTRWWVGGWQPCTASCGPAGLRKRTVLCVRTVAGEERVLHPGDCKQLLKPKPVVPCNRDLPCGPEWAVGNWSACPVTCGGSVRTRTVDLETMPRSKSLCALQSCPSLRRRPGPPLRYRRIYPPNRQPTGQPVTHTWGPKSTRPTTAPRTSTVSVTERTTTPISTLTTRPLPPSSTATEGSEVSKDGAFIKAMPTEEENQERDLREDEDSMNKEGSATDLVIPDKGMRYTPGDDYVVDEEEEGLTDLDIINTPTSLRTPSQSPPTVTTARLHSATTPLTPHTCVPKMSHTTGVQLTTSPATPQTSTAHRAMSTSRYPHTSPNTTPSIGPLPERTTRVPYRSTPKGPHHTPLAPYPTAGSSPHARESPYFTSPSPKTTMKIVNVKKPKAGSTAPRSIKPNSKKQTSKGPSPSSKGKGQEPKPGSPVATYTSDSDFLNTQEPDNMKVFWVVGNWSECSTSCGLGAVWRPVMCSSQQDSDCANLKRPEPARTCHLRPCVTWLSGNWSKCPQGCEVVGRRQREVQCVDSQNGRPLRPFHCQALSSRPPSTLSCRSQPCQPWRTSPWGQVHIYTLPALENLSLGTGTHIHPASPGEPLPGDRYTYTPCQPWRTSPWGQVHKYTLPALENLSLGTGTHIHPASPGEPLPGDRYTYTPCQPWRTSPWGQVHIYTLPALENLSLGTGTHIHPASPGEPLLGDRYTYTPCQPWRTSPWGQCSRSCGGGLTERLVYCPELQHCSPTQRPNDREACNPQPCSNWDPQDWEECSVSCGGGVQRRVVRCVLEESGSVDDSLCKQSSKPDTLRKCNMQECQTKTGPLCKKNSMSSRFCDKLKLLGRCTLKSIQKQCCVTCRGLR; encoded by the exons ATGCAATGTCCGCGGGTAAGCCGGGTTCTTTTTCTGCTACATTCAGTTTTGATTTTGGCAGCCAGCCATGTCGAATTTTCGCTGCCTGGCAGACTCTCTCCAGACGCCAAACAAG tTGTATCCTCAGGTGGTGTTCCCCAGTCCCAGTCGAATATGTCCGTTGTCCACCCAGTCAAAGTTAACAGAGATGGACAGTTTTCCTCCCACTCTCTTGTACATCGCTTTACGCGCGGGCGGCAGAAAAGAGACGTGGGGCTTTTGGAGGGACGCGTTTATTATAAGGTGAGCTACAAGGGACGCGACTTGTTTTTCAATCTAACAGTCAACAACTATTTGGTGTCAAACAATTATATTCTGGAGAGAAGAAACGGGACTCTTAACCGGACGGAGCGCAGTACCACAGTGGAGAACGATTGTCACCTGATTGGCACGGTGACAGATTCTGCTAATGCGCGGGGGACAGCTGCCATCAGTACCTGTGAAGGCTTG AAAGGTCTCTTTAACTTGCCTGAGGGACCCCACTTCATTGAGCCGGTTCAGGGGTCCATTGATGGTCCTGTAGAGAGGGGAGGGGCAGAACCTCATATTATCTACCCCAGCGTTACCACAGCAACACCTAGACACAGACGAAGCACTGAGGCCCGGTTCACACACCACACTTGTGGGGTCAAGG ATACACTGGGTGAATCCCTTGTGGTTGAGAGGGAGCGGGAGGACTGGCAGAGGGAACAGGAGGAagcgagggggagagaagaggaggcgaagtggagagaggaggagacggTTCAGCATCGCTCACAGCGCTCTGTCAGCAGAGATAG GTGGGTGGAGACAATGGTGGTGGCCGATTCCAAACTGTTGGAGTATCACGGCAGTGACAACGTTGAGGCTTACATCTTCACCATCATGAACATG GTGGCAGGAATCTTCCATGATGCCAGTATAGGGAATGCCATCCACATGGTCTTAGTCCGCCTAATACTGCTCCAGGGAGAGGAG AAAGGCCTGAAGATCGTCCACCATGCCGACagctctctgaccagtttctgTGCCTGGCAGAAGAACCTCAACCCGCAGAGTGACACCCATCCTGCTCACCATGACGTGGCCGTGCTGGTCACCAG GAAGGACATCTGTGCAGGGCGGAACCAGCCGTGTGAGACCCTGGGTCTGTCCCACCTGTCTGGGATGTGCCAGCCTCACCGCAGCTGTAATATCAACGAAGATTCAGGACTCCCCGTGGCCTTCACCATCGCACACGAGCTGggacacag CTTTGGGATCCAACACGATGGTCAGGGGAATGACTGTGAGCTGGAGGGCAGACACCCCTTCATCATGTCCAGGCAGCTGATGTACGACACCTCCCCACTGACCTGGTCCACCTGCTCTAAAGACTACATCACACGGTTTCTGGA TCGTGGGTGGGGTTTCTGTCTGGACGACCGTCCCTCTAAGAAGGATATGACCACCCCGCTGGCGCGCCTGGGTGTCCGCTACACCGCTCACCACCAATGCCAACTGCAGTACGGCCCCAATGCCACCTACTGCCACGAGATTGAC AATGTGTGCCAGATCCTTTGGTGTTCAGTGAATGGTTCCTGTCGCTCTAAACTGGACTCGCCCATTGATGGCACCCGCTGTGGCCCTGAGAAG TGGTGTATCTCGGGCGAGTGTGTTATAGTAGGAAAGCTACCAGAGACAGTGAATGGGAACTGGGGACAGTGGAGCAGTTGGTCTCACTGTTCCAGGACCTGTGGAGCTGGGGTACAGTCTGCGGACAGGGAGTGTAACCACCCCAA ACCAGAGTTTGGTGGGAAGTACTGTACAGGTGAGAGGAGGCGTTACCGAATCTGTAACACCTCCCCATGCCAGAAGGCCAAGCCCACCTTCAGAGAGATGCTGTGTAGTGAGTTTGACACAGTGCCTTACCAGAACGAGCTCTACCAGTGGGTGCCTGTGGCCAGCACAT CCAGTCCGTGTGAGCTTCACTGTCGTCCTGTGGATGAGCATTTCTCTGAGAAGATGCTGGATGCTGTGACGGATGGAACTCCATGcttcatgaacaataactccaAGAGCATCTGTGTCAATGGAGTGTGCAAG GAGGTGGGCTGTGACTATGGTATAGAGTCTAATGCTGTAGAGGATCGTTGTGGAGTGTGTCTGGGCGATGGATCCTCCTGTGAGACTGTCCATATGACCTTTGATGGGGGCGATGGCTTCG GCTACGTGGATGTGGGTGTCATACCAAAGGGTGCACGTGATATTGTGGTCCAGGAAATGGAAGAAGCGGGGAACTTCTTGGCTCTGCGCGGCCAGGGGTCAGAGGAGTACTTCCTGAATGGCCAGTACATAATTCAATGGAATGGGGAGTACAAGGCAGCTGGTACCATCTTTTACTATGAACGCAGTGGGAACCTGGAAAACCTTACCTCCCCCGGACCCACCAAAGAACCAGTCATGATCCAG CTGCTGTACCAGGAGAAAAACCCTGGTATAAAGTATGAGTACACCATAAAGAAGAGCCACCAGGCAGGAAATAAGGTCTTAAAGTCTGAGTACAGGTGGAAATATGGGGCCTGGACAGACTGCAGCACCAGCTGTGGGCTAG GTGACCAGCTGCAGCCAGTCAGGTGCTTTGAGCTGGAGGTGGGTGTGGTCGATGAGTCTTTATGTGATCCAGAGACCCGCCCAGAGGACAGACACCGTCGGTGCAAGAACATGGACTGTCCTACCAG GTGGTGGGTTGGGGGCTGGCAGCCGTGCACGGCCTCCTGTGGGCCTGCGGGGCTGAGGAAGCGGACGGTGCTCTGTGTGCGCACGGTggcaggggaggagagggtgcTGCACCCCGGGGACTGCAAACAGCTGCTCAAACCCAAACCTGTGGTGCCGTGTAACAGAGACCTGCCCTGTGGACCAGAGTGGGCCGTGGGCAACTGGAGCGCG tgtCCGGTGACATGTGGTGGCAGTGTTCGCACACGGACGGTC gaccTGGAAACCATGCCTCGCTCCAAGTCGCTGTGCGCCCTGCAGAGCTGCCCAAGCCTCAGACGGCGACCGGGACCACCCCTTAGGTACCGCCGCATCTACCCACCCAACAGACAGCCCACCGGGCAGCCGGTCACACACACCTGGGGCCCCAAAAGCACCAGGCCCACCACTGCACCCAGAACCAGCACTGTTAGTGTGACTGAGAGAACTACAACCCCTATCAGCACTTTGACCACCAGGCCCCTCCCACCATCTTCCACAGCCACTGAAGGGAGTGAAGTGAGTAAGGATGGGGCTTTTATCAAAGCCATGCCTACTGAAGAGGAAAACCAAGAGAGAGACTTAAGAGAGGATGAGGACTCGATGAATAAGGAGGGGAGTGCAACTGACTTAGTAATTCCTGATAAGGGGATGAGGTATACCCCAGGAGATGACTATGTagtggacgaggaggaggaggggcttACAGATCTGGACATAATCAACACGCCAACCTCCCTCAGGACTCCCAGCCAGTCACCACCAACCGTGACCACTGCCAGGTTACACTCTGCAACCACTCCACTCACACCACACACCTGTGTCCCTAAGATGTCACACACAACCGGAGTTCAGCTCACTACCTCCCCCGCAACCCCACAAACCAGCACTGCACACAGGGCCATGAGCACCAGCCGCTACCCCCATACCAGCCCCAACACTACCCCTTCCATCGGCCCTTTACCCGAACGAACAACCAGGGTGCCCTACAGAAGCACCCCAAAAGGCCCACACCACACTCCACTAGCCCCCTACCCCACTGCAGGAAGCTCCCCCCACGCCAGAGAATCCCCATACTTTACAAGCCCATCCCCGAAGACCACCATGAAGATCGTTAATGTGAAGAAGCCCAAGGCTGGTAGCACCGCCCCACGTTCTATTAAACCTAATTCTAAAAAGCAGACTTCAAAAGGTCCTTCCCCTAGTTCAAAGGGGAAAGGCCAGGAGCCGAAGCCAGGAAGTCCCGTAGCGACATATACGAGTGACAGTGACTTCCTAAATACCCAGGAGCCAGATAACATGAAGGTGTTCTGGGTGGTGGGCAACTGGAGCGAG TGCTCTACATCATGTGGCCTGGGGGCAGTGTGGAGACCAGTGATGTGTAGCTCTCAGCAAGACTCCGACTGTGCCAACCTGAAGAGACCAGAACCAGCTCGCACCTGCCATCTGCGCCCCTGTGTCACGTGGCTGAGTGGCAACTGGAGCAAG tgtcCCCAAGGGTGTGAGGTGGTGGGGAGAAGGCAGCGTGAGGTACAGTGTGTAGACAGTCAGAATGGACGTCCATTGAGGCCATTCCACTGCCAAGCCCTGTCCTCAAGACCCCCCAGCACACTGTCCTGTCGTTCCCAACCCTGCCAGCCCTGGAGAACCTCTCCCTGGGGACAGGTACACATATACACCCTGCCAGCCCTGGAGAACCTCTCCCTGGGGACAGGTACACATATACACCCTGCCAGCCCTGGAGAACCTCTCCCTGGGGACAGGTACACATATACACCCTGCCAGCCCTGGAGAACCTCTCCCTGGGGACAGGTACACAAATACACCCTGCCAGCCCTGGAGAACCTCTCCCTGGGGACAGGTACACATATACACCCTGCCAGCCCTGGAGAACCTCTCCCTGGGGACAGGTACACATATACCCCCTGCCAGCCCTGGAGAACCTCTCCCTGGGGACAGGTACACATATACACCCTGCCAGCCCTGGAGAACCTCTCCCTGGGGACAGGTACACATATACACCCTGCCAGCCCTGGAGAACCTCTCCTTGGGGACAGGTACACATATACACCCTGCCAGCCCTGGAGAACCTCTCCCTGGGGACAG TGCTCACGTAGCTGTGGAGGTGGGTTGACGGAGCGGTTGGTGTATTGCCCTGAGCTGCAGCACTGCAGCCCCACCCAGAGGCCAAATGACAGGGAGGCCTGCAATCCACAGCCCTGCAGCAACTGGGACCCACAGGACTGGGAGGAG tgctcTGTGAGTTGTGGCGGGGGCGTTCAGCGTCGTGTGGTGCGCTGTGTCTTGGAGGAGTCAGGCTCAGTTGACGACAGTCTGTGTAAACAAAGCAGCAAGCCTGACACACTCAGAAAATGCAACATGCAGGAGTGTCAGACTAAAACAG GTCCGCTGTGTAAGAAGAACAGCATGTCGTCTCGGTTCTGTGACAAGCTGAAACTGCTGGGTCGCTGCACCCTAAAGTCCATCCAGAAACAGTGCTGTGTGACCTGTAGAGGCCTacgctga